A single Capricornis sumatraensis isolate serow.1 chromosome 20, serow.2, whole genome shotgun sequence DNA region contains:
- the SELENOV gene encoding selenoprotein V yields the protein MNNQPRTPAPTPAQASTPVRGSTQRRTSIQVRTPTAGPNSGPTRITTLVRTPALIQTLTPIRTPTPVRTPTPVPPSTPFRTPTPVPLSTPVRPPTPVPPSTPFRTPTPVPLSTPVRPPTPVRPPTPVRPPTPVRVPTPIGTPTLIRSPTPVQIPIPDPIPTPIPSRVLMPALESLPDSSLPSGPPLELEPTLTVSPAKNLEPSPRVKQVSSAASGFPPIQEPLPALTPLATDLPSPSPGSPLRTDPSTTKLIASSSGHVPGTPILGAIQAILPVPATALASISGNLKAENKIMVRVVYCGLUSYSLRYILLRKSLEQQFPNSLIFEEEISAQATGEFEVFVDGKLIHSKKNGDGFVDEAKLQTIVNLLNEEFKKRVAGN from the exons ATGAACAACCAGCCGCGGACCCCAGCCCCTACCCCGGCCCAGGCCTCGACTCCGGTCCGGGGTTCGACCCAGCGCAGGACCTCCATTCAGGTTCGGACTCCGACTGCGGGCCCGAACTCGGGCCCGACCCGGATCACGACTCTGGTCCGGACGCCGGCTCTCATCCAGACCCTGACCCCCATCCGGACCCCAACTCCGGTCC GGACCCCAACTCCCGTCCCGCCCTCAACTCCGTTCCGGACCCCAACTCCGGTCCCGCTCTCGACTCCGGTCCGGCCCCCGACTCCCGTCCCGCCCTCAACTCCGTTCCGGACCCCAACTCCGGTCCCGCTCTCGACTCCGGTCCGGCCCCCGACTCCCGTCCGCCCCCCGACTCCCGTCCGGCCTCCGACTCCTGTCCGGGTCCCGACACCGATCGGGACCCCGACACTGATCCGGTCCCCGACTCCGGTCCAGATCCCAATTCCGGACCCGATCCCAACCCCGATCCCATCTCGGGTCCTGATGCCTGCCTTGGAATCCCTCCCTGACTCGTCTCTGCCTTCGGGCCCGCCCCTGGAACTTGAACCCACGCTCACTGTGTCACCTGCCAAGAATCTTGAGCCAAGCCCGAGGGTGAAGCAAGTTTCATCAGCCGCCAGTGGATTTCCTCCCATCCAAGAGCCCCTTCCTGCTCTTACTCCATTGGCCACCGATTTGCCGTCCCCATCCCCCGGGTCCCCTCTGAGGACAGACCCATCGACCACCAAGTTGATAGCTTCCTCTTCTGGACATGTCCCAGGGACGCCCATCCTAGGGGCCATCCAGGCCATCTTACCGGTTCCTGCCACCGCATTAGCCTCCATCAGTGGGAACCTCAAAGCGGAAAACAAGATCATGGTTCGAGTGGTTTACTG TGGCCTCTGAAGCTACAGCCTGCGG TACATCCTACTGAGAAAGAGTCTGGAGCAGCAATTTCCAAACTCTCTAATCTTT GAGGAAGAAATATCTGCCCAGGCTACAGGGGAGTTTGAAGTGTTTGTGGATGGGAAACTGATACATTCAAAGAAG AATGGTGATGGCTTTGTGGATGAGGCCAAGCTACAGACAATTGTGAACCTGCTCAATGAGGAGTTCAAGAAAAGGGTAGCAGGCAACTAA